One window from the genome of Pyrobaculum ferrireducens encodes:
- a CDS encoding DNA cytosine methyltransferase: protein MLRIASLFSGAGGLDWGFKMVGTYDIVFANDVLYAATRTYSRNFGMKLIECGEDVVEAVPRAVMACDVEKIIFSPLADKVDILIGGPPCQDFSIIRGPPWDRNGIKVKRGKLYAHFVRALAVLQPKAFVFENVPGLLSANDGYAFQTIIEDLARLNIRWEDIKKMLPLEVNGRVVNSGYEIIYSGVSDFSALGVPQRRKRLIIVGIRRDLFSSPQQIREARTLLERAISGDDSLFKKYPLTPLEVFEGRTLTQLQDSYVEIMEKWKGIWREVGTERAKRWKREVWDKLTLDVVEDYLRLNGIERADEAEFEEAMKLHERTLKQLGYYGVPVAELRLPDGTTDLPKNGRNTVERVRRIPPGENHEFVYGTPWEVEGKGISLVYRRLHPLQPAYTVVAYGGGGTYGYHYDRDRAALTLREKARLQTFPDSFLFYGSKAQIRAQIGEAVPPLAAAEIAKALLTILEKLEPLSPIPKA from the coding sequence ATGCTTAGGATAGCGTCGCTGTTTTCCGGCGCAGGCGGTCTCGACTGGGGATTTAAAATGGTCGGCACTTACGACATAGTTTTTGCTAATGACGTGCTCTACGCCGCTACGCGCACCTACTCTAGGAATTTTGGGATGAAGCTGATAGAATGCGGAGAGGACGTTGTCGAGGCTGTGCCCCGGGCTGTAATGGCTTGCGACGTCGAGAAGATCATCTTCTCGCCGCTGGCAGATAAAGTCGACATACTTATCGGAGGACCTCCCTGCCAAGATTTTTCAATAATTAGAGGGCCCCCGTGGGATAGAAATGGAATAAAGGTCAAGAGGGGAAAGCTCTACGCGCACTTTGTAAGAGCTCTAGCTGTGCTTCAGCCAAAGGCATTTGTCTTTGAGAATGTGCCCGGGCTGTTGAGCGCTAATGACGGCTACGCCTTTCAGACAATCATCGAAGATCTCGCAAGGCTCAATATTAGGTGGGAAGACATCAAAAAGATGCTACCGCTCGAGGTGAACGGCAGAGTGGTTAATAGTGGCTACGAGATAATCTACAGCGGAGTATCCGACTTCTCGGCGCTGGGAGTCCCCCAGAGGCGCAAGCGGCTCATTATTGTCGGAATAAGGCGCGATTTATTCAGCTCACCTCAGCAGATAAGAGAAGCCAGGACGCTACTCGAAAGGGCAATCAGCGGCGATGACTCCCTCTTTAAAAAATACCCTCTTACGCCGCTAGAGGTGTTCGAAGGCAGAACCCTGACACAGTTGCAAGACAGCTACGTCGAGATAATGGAGAAGTGGAAAGGGATCTGGAGAGAAGTGGGCACCGAAAGAGCTAAGCGGTGGAAGCGCGAAGTCTGGGACAAGCTCACGCTAGACGTCGTTGAGGACTACCTGCGGCTGAACGGCATCGAGAGAGCAGACGAGGCGGAGTTTGAAGAAGCCATGAAGCTCCACGAAAGGACACTGAAGCAACTAGGCTACTACGGGGTGCCCGTTGCTGAGCTGAGGCTCCCCGACGGCACTACAGATCTGCCCAAAAACGGCAGGAACACCGTCGAGAGGGTGAGGAGAATCCCGCCCGGAGAAAATCACGAATTCGTCTATGGAACGCCGTGGGAGGTAGAGGGCAAAGGCATAAGTCTCGTGTACAGAAGACTCCATCCGCTACAGCCAGCGTACACAGTGGTAGCATACGGCGGCGGAGGGACTTACGGCTACCACTATGACAGAGACAGAGCCGCCCTCACTCTGAGGGAAAAAGCCAGACTGCAGACGTTTCCCGACTCCTTCCTCTTTTACGGATCAAAAGCCCAGATAAGAGCACAGATAGGAGAGGCCGTTCCCCCACTCGCAGCCGCAGAAATAGCCAAAGCCCTCTTAACAATTCTCGAAAAACTAGAGCCGCTGAGCCCCATACCCAAGGCCTAA
- a CDS encoding Holliday junction resolvase-like protein, producing MRGATETPRDTERSRHKSRRRSQKTLRQVEKTRRGEAESRAGDIEERYKTELERWRLEKEAEIREDAIRRSISTLLGRIGEQLAPLLMTQTLGVDPRDLRFLGTPVDYIAFKGLSQDNPQEILFIEVNSGKTTRLTEKQQAIKRLVEEKRVKWVTLHIADIADQLHRLVDREIQSQQTWYVDTY from the coding sequence ATACGCGGCGCTACAGAGACGCCTAGAGATACAGAGAGAAGCCGGCACAAAAGCCGCAGAAGAAGCCAGAAGACTCTTCGACAAGTGGAGAAGACGAGAAGAGGAGAGGCTGAGAGCCGAGCTGGAGACATAGAAGAGCGCTACAAGACAGAGCTCGAGCGGTGGCGCCTAGAAAAAGAAGCCGAAATCAGAGAAGACGCCATAAGACGCTCCATCTCCACCCTCCTCGGACGCATCGGCGAACAGCTCGCACCCCTCCTCATGACCCAGACACTGGGAGTAGACCCACGCGACCTGAGATTCCTCGGAACACCCGTAGACTACATAGCCTTCAAAGGACTAAGCCAAGACAACCCCCAGGAAATCCTCTTCATCGAAGTCAACTCAGGCAAAACCACGAGACTAACCGAAAAACAACAAGCAATCAAACGCCTAGTAGAAGAAAAAAGAGTCAAGTGGGTCACCCTCCACATAGCCGACATAGCAGATCAACTACACAGGCTAGTAGACAGAGAAATACAAAGCCAACAGACGTGGTACGTAGATACGTACTAG
- a CDS encoding GNAT family N-acetyltransferase, which translates to MTTTPTSPLRYAEDREAALEIIAASYRGPLKYAKAVLERWPRAHAIVAIAEGQPAAAEIYYLLELAKPTCVHYYIAVAPHHRRRGIATQLVKTVEQLCGTPVHMATTTLDNQAATALFTKLGYTPYQWSEIPRHARETLLKATCGYDDDILLIKGAHPTEAARHTPEVETLWRETCYKPYIGL; encoded by the coding sequence ATGACGACTACGCCAACATCGCCGCTCAGATACGCCGAGGATAGGGAGGCAGCCCTGGAGATAATAGCCGCCAGCTACAGAGGCCCCCTGAAGTACGCCAAGGCCGTGCTGGAGAGGTGGCCGCGCGCCCACGCCATAGTCGCCATCGCAGAAGGCCAGCCGGCCGCCGCCGAGATATACTACCTATTAGAGCTCGCCAAGCCCACCTGCGTCCACTACTACATAGCCGTCGCCCCCCACCACCGCAGAAGAGGCATAGCCACCCAGCTCGTGAAGACGGTGGAGCAGCTGTGCGGCACCCCCGTCCACATGGCCACCACGACGCTAGACAACCAAGCCGCCACAGCCCTCTTCACCAAGCTAGGGTACACCCCCTACCAGTGGAGCGAAATACCCAGACACGCCAGGGAAACCCTCCTAAAAGCCACCTGCGGATACGACGACGACATCCTCCTCATAAAAGGAGCCCACCCCACAGAAGCCGCCAGACACACCCCAGAAGTGGAGACCCTCTGGCGCGAGACCTGCTACAAACCCTACATAGGCCTATAG
- a CDS encoding aldo/keto reductase, which produces MKKTCYRRVGCVPAIGLGTWGIGGGYWSADTSRDPQWIEAIKYAVERGLRLIDTAEMYGAGHAEELVGAALRGYPRDEVFIVTKVWPSHARHDDVIKAAQASAARLGTHIDLYLLHWPSDAVPICETVRAFEELVDRGVIRHFGVSNFTLVQLRQAEACAKKYELAAVENHYSLYNRRDDDDLIPYAKASGIMYIAYTPLEKGAVARDPLLAEVGRRYGATPVQTALAWYIKHGVVPIPKAERREHIDEIAGAYAVELSDDDYANIAAQIRRG; this is translated from the coding sequence ATGAAAAAGACCTGCTACAGAAGGGTGGGCTGCGTCCCCGCCATAGGCCTCGGCACCTGGGGCATAGGCGGCGGCTACTGGAGCGCAGACACCTCCAGAGACCCCCAGTGGATAGAGGCCATTAAATACGCAGTGGAGAGGGGGCTCAGGCTTATAGACACAGCCGAGATGTACGGCGCGGGGCACGCTGAGGAGCTCGTCGGCGCCGCGCTGAGGGGCTACCCCAGAGACGAGGTGTTCATCGTCACCAAGGTCTGGCCCAGCCACGCCAGACACGACGACGTCATCAAGGCGGCGCAGGCCAGCGCCGCGAGGCTCGGCACCCACATCGACCTCTACCTCCTCCACTGGCCCTCCGACGCAGTGCCCATCTGCGAGACGGTGAGAGCCTTCGAGGAGCTGGTGGACAGAGGCGTCATTAGACACTTCGGAGTCAGCAACTTCACCCTGGTCCAGCTACGCCAAGCCGAGGCCTGCGCCAAGAAGTACGAGCTGGCCGCCGTGGAGAACCACTACTCCCTCTACAACCGCCGCGACGACGACGACCTAATCCCCTACGCCAAGGCCAGCGGCATAATGTACATCGCCTACACCCCCCTGGAGAAGGGAGCCGTCGCCCGCGACCCCCTACTCGCCGAGGTAGGAAGGCGATACGGCGCGACACCGGTCCAGACCGCCCTGGCGTGGTACATCAAACACGGAGTCGTCCCCATACCCAAGGCAGAGAGGAGGGAGCACATCGACGAAATCGCCGGCGCCTACGCGGTGGAGCTCAGCGATGACGACTACGCCAACATCGCCGCTCAGATACGCCGAGGATAG
- a CDS encoding acetate--CoA ligase family protein — protein MTHPIVAKALAEGRGKLREDEALALLRAYGIPVPDYAVARDEEEAVKAAEQVGYPVAAKIISPQIVHKTDVGGVVLGIGDPQAVRESCRKLREVVKRVPYAELEGVLIQRMVPKGVELIVGAVYDEIFGHVVLFGLGGIYTELYRDVSMRLAPLEPEDAWDMIREVKAYRLLTGYRGMPPRDVAAVVDVLIKFSRLVQENPEIREADLNPVIALEEGKGAYVVDARFILAVA, from the coding sequence ATGACCCACCCCATCGTAGCAAAGGCGCTGGCGGAGGGCCGGGGGAAGCTCAGGGAAGACGAGGCCCTGGCGTTGCTGAGGGCGTACGGCATACCGGTACCCGACTACGCCGTCGCCCGCGACGAGGAGGAGGCCGTCAAGGCGGCTGAGCAGGTGGGCTACCCCGTTGCGGCTAAGATAATATCCCCCCAGATAGTCCACAAGACAGACGTCGGCGGCGTGGTGCTGGGCATCGGCGACCCCCAGGCCGTGAGAGAGTCCTGCAGGAAGCTGAGGGAGGTGGTTAAGAGAGTCCCCTACGCAGAGCTGGAGGGCGTCTTGATACAGCGCATGGTGCCCAAAGGCGTCGAGCTAATAGTCGGCGCGGTGTACGACGAGATATTCGGCCACGTCGTCCTCTTCGGCCTCGGCGGGATATACACAGAGCTCTACAGAGACGTATCCATGCGCCTAGCCCCCCTAGAGCCGGAGGACGCCTGGGACATGATCCGCGAAGTCAAGGCCTACCGCCTCCTCACCGGCTACAGAGGCATGCCCCCACGCGACGTCGCCGCCGTCGTCGACGTCCTCATCAAATTCTCCAGACTAGTCCAGGAAAACCCAGAGATAAGAGAGGCGGACCTCAACCCCGTGATCGCCCTAGAGGAGGGCAAGGGCGCCTACGTGGTAGACGCCAGGTTCATCCTCGCCGTGGCGTAA
- a CDS encoding mechanosensitive ion channel domain-containing protein yields the protein MNPVGALAVWIVLFVVVIAAVQFAFSYAAGIYPPAMDYKPYVDILLSLFFGWQIVKAFADIIALPVAKRQGETAAKAVSNLIKLIGIGALVAAIAGAVSGGPAAAALGGFIGLVIGFATQQVLGQAVAGTFLLLARPFKIGDKIVGAGQEGVVDDINAMFTVIRDAEGNKILVPNNKLVGDILKIKKS from the coding sequence ATGAACCCGGTAGGAGCGCTGGCGGTGTGGATAGTGCTGTTCGTAGTAGTAATTGCGGCTGTGCAGTTCGCCTTTAGCTACGCCGCCGGGATCTACCCACCTGCGATGGACTACAAGCCCTACGTCGACATACTCTTATCGCTGTTCTTCGGCTGGCAGATTGTAAAAGCCTTTGCAGACATAATCGCCCTCCCAGTTGCCAAGAGGCAGGGGGAGACCGCGGCCAAGGCCGTCTCCAACCTCATTAAGCTGATAGGGATAGGCGCCCTGGTCGCCGCGATAGCCGGCGCCGTCTCCGGCGGGCCGGCGGCGGCGGCCCTCGGAGGCTTCATAGGCCTAGTCATCGGCTTCGCCACCCAGCAGGTCTTGGGCCAGGCTGTGGCGGGCACCTTCCTCCTACTCGCCAGGCCCTTTAAGATAGGCGATAAGATAGTCGGCGCGGGCCAGGAGGGCGTAGTCGATGACATAAACGCCATGTTTACAGTCATCAGAGACGCCGAGGGCAACAAGATACTAGTCCCCAACAACAAACTGGTCGGCGACATACTAAAAATAAAGAAGTCGTAA
- a CDS encoding Rab family GTPase, with amino-acid sequence MARHIVVLLGVGGVGKTTFAYRLMGLSIRPTVTLRPGIYRIYVADKEINLIDVPGQYVFEVVQNFARMWSFYVDKAVYMYDVLDYQTLRSLVEIHSGLLDRGIKPFKRLAIVGNKMDLAREFGIQVEADEIAGSLGAQEIYYISALKDDPRQLLKIIL; translated from the coding sequence GTGGCTCGTCACATAGTTGTGCTACTTGGGGTTGGTGGGGTGGGGAAGACGACGTTTGCGTATAGGCTGATGGGGCTCTCTATTAGGCCTACGGTGACGCTTAGGCCCGGGATTTACAGAATCTACGTCGCCGACAAGGAGATTAACCTTATAGACGTGCCGGGGCAGTACGTCTTTGAGGTGGTTCAAAACTTTGCCCGTATGTGGAGCTTCTACGTGGACAAGGCGGTGTACATGTACGACGTGTTGGATTACCAAACCCTCAGATCTCTGGTGGAGATCCACAGCGGCCTGCTGGACAGGGGGATTAAGCCGTTTAAGAGGCTGGCCATAGTTGGGAATAAGATGGACCTCGCCCGCGAGTTTGGGATCCAGGTGGAGGCTGACGAGATCGCGGGATCGCTTGGGGCCCAGGAGATTTACTATATATCGGCGCTGAAGGACGACCCGAGGCAGTTGCTGAAGATTATTCTATAG